In Athalia rosae chromosome 6, iyAthRosa1.1, whole genome shotgun sequence, one DNA window encodes the following:
- the LOC105686840 gene encoding importin subunit alpha, which produces MPAPEANATGRMSKFKNASKPEDARRRRNEGFVELRKVRKDDQLLKRRNISADDEPLSPLGDHAMLNQIGPTIEDIIIGMSSKDETIQLQSTQACRKMLSREKNPPIDNMIQKGIVPRCVEFLTHHHNPALQFEAAWALTNVASGTSEQTNVVINHGAIPYLTALLKSPSPNVAEQAVWALGNIAGDGHVARDLVLANKALPLLLDLIKPDTQVTIARNIVWTLSNLCRNKNPPPDFEKVKACLPVLNRLLGYADKDILADACWALSYLTDGTDNKIQAVVDCGVVPNLVALLSSTKVTVLTPALRAVGNIVTGTDVQTDAIIAAGGLRHLVGLLQHERLNIVKEAAWTISNITAGNVDQIQQVIEAGLLPPLLHVLQSGDFKSQKEAAWAVTNLTSGGSVQQLAQLVQLGALDPLCALLDAKDWKTVLVVLDGLTNILTAAQKMGEVERVAVMIEEVGGLDKLENLQHHVNEQVYQKAMAMIETYFSDGEGEETTIAPTTSDGQLEFKTTDTNPEGGFQF; this is translated from the exons ATGCCAGCCCCAGAAGCTAACGCAACTGGACGTATGTCCAAGTTCAAAAACGCCAGTAAACCAGAA GATgcaagaagaaggagaaatgaGGGTTTTGTTGAGTTACGCAAGGTGCGTAAAGATGATCAGCTATTGAAGCGCCGTAACATCAGTGCCGACGATGAACCATTGAGCCCCTTAGGGGACCATGCTATGTTAAATCAAATCGGCCCAACAATAGAAGATATCATCATTGGTATGAGTTCCAAAGACGAGACTATTCAACTTCAGTCCACACAAGCCTGCCGCAAGATGttgagcagagaaaaaaaccctCCAATTGATAACATGATACAGAAGGGTATCGTCCCACGTTGCGTTGAATTTCTCACTCATCATCACAA TCCCGCGCTGCAGTTTGAAGCAGCTTGGGCACTCACCAATGTCGCATCTGGAACATCAGAGCAAACCAATGTAGTTATAAATCACGGAGCAATTCCTTACCTAACAGCTCTACTCAAATCTCCTTCGCCTAATGTTGCCGAGCAGGCTGTCTGGGCTCTTGGAAATATTGCTGGCGATGGACATGTTGCTCGAGATCTTGTTCTTGCTAATAAAGCACTTCCTTTACTTTTAGATCTGATCAAACCTGATACCCAA GTAACAATTGCCCGCAACATAGTTTGGACGTTGTCGAATTTATGTCGCAATAAAAACCCACCaccagattttgaaaaagtcaAGGCTTGTCTACCTGTGCTGAATCGACTCCTTGGCTATGCAGACAAGGATATTTTAG CTGATGCTTGTTGGGCTCTTTCTTATCTTACCGATGGCACCGACAACAAAATTCAGGCAGTTGTCGATTGTGGCGTTGTCCCAAATCTAGTTGCCTTGTTATCTTCAACTAAAGTAACTGTGCTCACACCTGCTCTGAGAGCAGTTGGAAACATTGTCACCGGAACCGACGTTCAGACCGATGCCATTATTGCAGCTGGAGGACTGCGACATCTTGTTGGACTACTGCAGCACGAACGATTAAATATTGTCAAAGAGGCTGCATGGACCATCAGCAATATCACAGCTGGGAATGTAGACCAAATTCAACAAGTTATAGAGGCTGGCCTCTTACCACCTTTACTTCACGTTCTGCAATCG GGAGACTTCAAATCCCAGAAAGAGGCTGCCTGGGCAGTAACAAACTTGACTTCCGGTGGTTCGGTGCAGCAGCTTGCGCAGCTCGTACAACTTGGTGCTTTGGATCCACTCTGTGCGCTCCTAGATGCAAAGGACTGGAAGACAGTACTAGTTGTTCTTGATGGTCTAACAAACATTCTTACCGCTGCACAGAAAATGGGTGAAGTAGAACGTGTCGCTGTTATGATTGAAGAAGTTGGCGGGCTTGACAAATTGGAGAATCTTCAGCACCATGTGAACGAACAAGTCTACCAAAAGGCTATGGCAATGATTGAAACATATTTCTCAGATGGG GAAGGTGAAGAAACAACTATTGCTCCAACAACATCGGATGGGCAGTTGGAATTCAAGACAACTGATACGAATCCTGAAGGaggttttcaattttga
- the LOC105686801 gene encoding vesicle transport protein SFT2B isoform X3 — protein sequence MDKLRRALSGDEQCDEESGIITQRHVDFVVMDSTTLSWSTRIKGFAVCFVIGILCSFLGSFALFLYHGLTVFAVLYTLGNIISLASTCFLMGPVNQIKKMFAATRVIATLLVLVSIAMTLVAALAFERAGLALIFIIIQSLALTWYSLSYIPYARDAVKKTVGSCIT from the exons ATGGATAAACTACGGAGGGCCTTAAGCGGTGATGAGCAGTGTGACGAAGAAAGTGGAATCATTACACAG AGGCATGTAGATTTTGTG GTTATGGATTCAACAACTCTGAGTTGGTCCACAAGAATCAAAGGTTTTGCAGTTTGCTTCGTGATTGGTATTCTTTGTTCGTTCCTTGGATCatttgctttatttttatatcatggACTGACTGTGTTCGCTGTACTTTATACTCTGGGAAACATCATCTCCTTAGCAAG CACGTGTTTTTTGATGGGTCCAGTCAATCAAATCAAGAAAATGTTCGCTGCTACAAGAGTGATAGCAACATTATTGGTCCTCGTCTCTATAGCGATGACCCTAGTAGCAGCTCTAGCA TTTGAACGAGCAGGACTGGctcttattttcataattatacaGTCGTTAGCATTGACCTGGTATTCTCTATCCTATATTCCATATGCCCGTGATGCTGTGAAGAAAACAGTTGGATCATGTATTACATGA
- the LOC125501278 gene encoding WD repeat-containing protein 19-like produces the protein MRPEYQTQIHANCSKKIEAIVRKAPKTKDPEAENEPLTPCPYCKNKLPETKVMCDKCKSTIPFCIATGRHLLKEDFTFCPQYEFPKIATEFLRIIESEEVCPMCTEHVDPNMVSSSINIHSFLDAQDTNV, from the exons ATGCGGCCTGAATACCAAACGCAAATCCATGCCAACtgtagcaaaaaaattgaagcgatTGTGAGGAAGGCTCCGAAGACAAAGGATCCTGAAGCTGAGAATGAGCCATTGACACCTTGTCCttattgcaaaaataaattacctgaGACAAAAGTCATGTGTGACAAATGCAAGAGCACCATACCTTTTTGCATTGCTACG GGTCGTCACCTTCTCAAAGAAGACTTTACATTTTGTCCACAATATGAGTTTCCCAAAATCGCAACTGAGTTCCTGCG AATCATCGAAAGTGAAGAAGTTTGTCCAATGTGTACGGAACATGTGGATCCAAATATGGTATCATCGAGCATCaacattcattcattcctcgATGCACAAGATACCAATGTTTAA
- the LOC105683161 gene encoding uncharacterized protein LOC105683161, translating to MEEPKIESIDRTAEDSEALENEQLDPVSSEIESESYEATERIKTSSGDILIVPVTIASTKTQITTKLLPTSMADNGILSDCPVRSCNPNDLVDDKDLNDERAKVVIKTSSSQEITIPNITEPEEIVHRIEKQNILAEGNTNELAEEKNKMREEEVVHESCDPGTLSIVEEIVETTKPTYVQIQEQESEDGFVTKHLVLLHVNDDDDDADDHDHDAVINVVGDDIREPDLDETPENDVNRDKSNSRVVLGSEDKYIEEDRQASGMIEIKDHEIEASNDDTENAEIGQEIEVEVTESEVDVAIETVVMEADTSLAIKSENQKSVIQEIVDDWIDDTNEDLSEPKNNCSDVHDSVETELKSLLAEDKPDKNDKVTRKVDKVPKHDTKSAKKTYKLVKVQNFVKTRRNLGSTKEHVNGVEKNREARKSGVSSDENISSKTSEAVPKYIPPHYLGRSLSNPTQDTAVSKQKLQVPRPGVKIPARHLMSRIASSAEVTEVLKERIKQKQKEITLPKGGDVLFVKKITQRLSSKLCAASSLDVSPEKDSLLLVANASSGNTPNNSAKEKIMDEAEKIETADNTELLAILEGDVDPDWSILKPHTIVEADKSTEPTTAPDTSVKFDPVQERELALKQLLELPATSNKKGKKRKTFNPAPSKVSTSTKIKGNVDCTKTILPASDAFDEDSMPQADVGLRMAEIGIDDEEAHLEESRSGRKRKPTEKAREHEQNSTKKQKVYKGKVNVSKKSLKVQALSAVSLDEPLEPKIHPVVADPVSVNPKLAAKNILSKVDSTKNRIYQSKSQKIGKKVTQNMVKRNIPGKKLLRQKPSTNVPNPKTVQMKSKFMSSVKNYRNTMKKKVQKQLLDMSSSDVKPKKKTNEIDKLLQDEGVVNLLYDVEQPERKRLIPITKSQTKVMDLHKVQRELKIRTKLVRNAVLRLRTSGGSSTKISPRSKRTLTHISGPNENRENERNKSTRSSISSPTDFIYPAKIRNAADASVIVRRHSSSSFSSTSGSPRVSIDGQDIRQMEFNVTEEGVAHVTRSARRRHSQNEKNKQSVEIVLAQKKYGVSRKKSTETVENDSITSTERIALATRSNLRTDNKTLEKLGGNIDSVDVAQSTSCSSSSSGSKIATRSNGTPLEKQIMKTKKGTKTKIAVSKVKEVVETESEAIEGDELSACLAEAVTALSDTDGTTNHSGSTAGNRKTKVPLNMAKLTERARVDDLDHINSTELILRRHGNLVQIVLTPSSTLWKNGITLQMMTKLREVLLLLRRDERCRVVLVTSTGPSFCEGLDLSDLIHENKEERRVHAEQIANAVKELIKTLANFNKPIAAGIQGAAIGLGVTMLPLFDLVIASDKATFSTPYGQLGQIPEGAAILTLSQSVGTTITSELLLGGRILTASEALRAGLVTRVLWPDRFQGELIPSLQAMSEHSSQSMEATKTLLRHSLRKKLDAALESESYLLIQHWCSAECQTLIKNYIDNVIGRGNAH from the exons ATGGAGGAACCAAAAATTGAGAGCATTGATCGGACTGCAGAGGACTCCGAGGCACTTGAAAATGAACAACTTGATCCTGTTTCATCAGAAATTGAATCAGAATCCTACGAAGCAACAGAACGGATAAAAACTAGCTCTGGAGATATCTTGATTGTGCCTGTCACAATCGCAAGCACAAAGACCCAGATTACAACCAAACTATTGCCTACTTCGATGGCTGATAATGGTATCCTGTCAGATTGTCCGGTCAGAAGTTGTAATCCGAATGACCTAGTTGATGATAAAGACTTGAATGACGAGAGAGCCAAAGTAGTCATCAAAACATCATCCAGTCAGGAGATAACAATACCTAACATTACTGAACCAGAAGAAATAGTACATAGAAtagagaaacaaaatattcTTGCAGAGGGTAACACCAATGAGTTAGCAGAAGAGAAGAACAAGATGAGAGAAGAGGAAGTAGTTCACGAATCTTGTGATCCAGGCACATTGAGTATTGTCGAAGAAATTGTTGAGACTACTAAGCCGACATATGTGCAAATTCAAGAACAAGAAAGTGAAGATGGATTTGTTACAAAACATTTAGTATTGCTGCATgtgaatgatgatgatgatgatgctgaTGACCATGACCACGATGCAGTCATCAACGTGGTTGGAGATGATATACGAGAGCCAGATCTTGATGAGACCCCTGAAAATGATGTTAATAGAGATAAATCGAACAGCAGAGTAGTATTGGGGTCTGAGGATAAGTATATTGAAGAAGACAGACAAGCTTCAGgaatgattgaaataaaagatcATGAGATAGAAGCTAGCAATGATGATACAGAAAATGCAGAGATTGGTCAAGAGATAGAAGTTGAGGTAACCGAAAGTGAAGTGGATGTTGCAATTGAGACAGTCGTCATGGAAGCTGATACAAGTTTGgcaataaaatcagaaaatcaGAAGAGTGTTATACAGGAAATTGTGGATGATTGGATTGACGATACTAACGAAGACCTATCTGAACCTAAAAACAATTGCAGTGATGTACACGACTCTGTTGAAACTGAGCTCAAATCTCTCTTAGCTGAAGATAAACctgacaaaaatgataaagtaACTAGGAAGGTCGACAAAGTTCCTAAACATGACACTAAATCAGCAAAGAAAACTTATAAGCTTGTAAAAGTCCAGAACTTTGTGAAAACGCGACGCAATTTAGGATCCACCAAAGAACATGTCAAtggtgtggaaaaaaatcgagaggcCAGAAAAAGTGGAGTATCAAGTGACGAAAATATATCATCCAAGACATCTGAAGCAGTACCAAAGTATATACCGCCACATTACCTCGGTAGATCATTGTCTAATCCGACCCAGGATACAGCAGTTAGTAAACAGAAACTACAGGTTCCACGACCTGGAGTAAAAATACCTGCTCGTCATTTGATGAGTAGAATTGCCTCGTCAGCTGAGGTTACAGAAGTTTTAAAAGAGCGTataaaacagaaacaaaaggAGATTACACTTCCAAAAGGTGGCGATGTcttatttgtgaaaaaaattacgcaacGGTTGTCGAGCAAACTGTGCGCTGCTTCTAGTCTGGATGTTTCACCTGAAAAAGATTCATTACTGTTAGTAGCCAATGCATCTTCTGGAAATACCCCTAATAATTCAGCCAAAGAGAAAATCATGGATGAGGCAGAAAAGATTGAAACTGCCGACAATACAGAATTACTCGCGATTTTAGAAGGTGACGTGGATCCTGACTGGTCCATTCTGAAGCCTCATACGATAGTTGAAGCTGATAAGAGTACTGAACCAACCACAGCACCTGACACATCTGTGAAATTTGATCCGGTGCAGGAACGAGAGCTAGCACTAAAGCAGCTTCTCGAACTCCCAGCAACATCCAACAAAAAAGGCAAGAAACGGAAGACATTCAATCCTGCGCCAAGTAAGGTATCAACCAGTACCAAAATCAAAGGAAATGTTGATTGCACAAAGACAATTTTGCCAGCCTCTGATGCATTTGATGAAGATTCTATGCCCCAGGCTGATGTAGGGCTCAGAATGGCAGAAATAGGAATTGATGATGAAGAAGCTCACTTGGAAGAATCACGGTCTGGCAGAAAGCGGAAACCCACTGAGAAAGCTCGGGAACATGAgcaaaattcaacaaaaaagCAGAAAGTGTATAAAGGCAAAGTAAATGTGAGCAAAAAATCTTTAAAAGTCCAAGCGCTGTCTGCCGTTTCTTTAGACGAACCTCTAGAACCCAAGATTCATCCAGTAGTCGCTGATCCAGTGTCTGTAAATCCCAAGCTTgcagcgaaaaatattttatcaaaagtTGATTCGACTAAGAATCGAATATATCAATCCAAATCGCAGAAAATAGGAAAGAAGGTGACACAGAATATGGTCAAGCGTAATATACCAGGGAAAAAATTGCTCCGGCAGAAACCTTCGACTAATGTTCCAAATCCAAAGACTGTTCAGATGAAATCCAAGTTTATGTCctctgtgaaaaattatcggaatacgatgaaaaaaaaggttcagaAGCAGTTGCTCGACATGTCTTCAAGTGAcgtaaaaccgaaaaaaaaaacaaatgaaattgacaaactCCTCCAGGATGAAGGCGTTGTCAATCTGTTATATGACGTTGAGCAGCCTGAGAGAAAACGGTTGATCCCTATCACTAAGTCTCAAACAAAAGTGATGGATTTACACAAGGTTCAACGCGAACTAAAAATCAGAACTAAACTGGTACGAAATGCTGTCTTAAGGCTTCGTACATCAGGTGGGAGTTCAAcgaaaatatcaccaaggTCAAAGCGAACTTTAACGCATATTTCTGGTCCCAATGAGAATCGGGAAAACGAACGCAATAAATCAACCCGATCCTCAATATCGTCACCAACTGATTTCATTTATCCAGCAAAAATTAGAAATGCTGCAGACGCTTCAGTTATTGTTAGAAGGCATTCCTCTAGCTCGTTTTCAAGCACTTCCGGCAGTCCAAGGGTTAGTATTGATGGGCAAGACATCAGGCAAATGGAATTCAATGTGACGGAAGAGGGGGTAGCTCATGTGACAAGATCTGCTAGAAGGCGACATtcacaaaacgaaaaaaataaacagtcTGTGGAAATTGTATTAGCCCAGAAAAAATATGGAGTTAGTAGAAAAAAGTCAACTGAAACTGTTGAAAATGACAGTATTACTTCAACTGAGAGAATTGCATTAGCTACCCGTTCGAATTTACGTACAGATAATAAGACTCTTGAGAAATTGGGTGGAAATATTGATAGTGTTGATGTCGCTCAATCCACTAGCTGTAGCAGTAGCAGTTCTGGGAGTAAAATAGCAACTCGTTCTAATGGAACACcacttgaaaaacaaataatgaaaaccaaaaaaggaacaaaaacaaaaattgcagtaAGCAAAGTCAAGGAGGTTGTTGAAACAGAGAGTGAGGCAATTGAAGGAGATGAACTCTCTGCTTGTTTGGCCGAGGCTGTTACAGCTCTTTCCGATACTGATGGAACGACCAATCACTCTGGAAGTACGGCTGGCAACCGCAAGACTAAAg TACCCTTGAATATGGCCAAATTGACTGAAAGAGCTAGAGTTGATGATTTAGATCACATAAATAGTACTGAACTGATTCTTAGACGGCATGGCAATCTTGTTCAAATAGTATTGACGCCATCATCAACTTTatggaaaaatggaataacCCTCCAG ATGATGACCAAGCTCCGCGAAGTTTTATTGCTACTGCGGAGGGACGAAAGGTGTCGTGTAGTTCTTGTAACGTCAACTGGTCCAAGTTTCTGCGAAGGATTAGATCTCTCAGATCtgatacatgaaaataaggaGGAGCGTCGAGTTCACGCAGAGCAAATAGCCAATGCAGTCAA AGAATTGATCAAAACATTGGCTAATTTCAACAAACCCATAGCGGCAGGGATTCAGGGAGCAGCTATTGGATTAGGTGTTACAATGTTGCCATTATTCGATCTTGTGATCGCCAGTGATAAAGCCACTTTTAGTACACCTTATGGACAATTGGGTCAAATCCCTGAAGGTGCTGCTATCCTCACCCTATCTCAATCTGTTGGGACTACTATC ACGAGCGAGCTTTTACTTGGCGGAAGAATTTTGACGGCTAGTGAAGCGCTGAGAGCAGGACTAGTCACTCGAGTCTTATGGCCAGACCGATTTCAAGGAGAATTAATACCTTCCCTGCAAGCTATGAGCGAGCATTCCTCTCAG TCAATGGAAGCAACGAAAACACTGCTGCGTCATAGTCTACGCAAAAAGTTGGATGCAGCTCTGGAATCTGAAAGTTATTTGTTGATACAACATTGGTGTTCGGCGGAGTGTCAaacgttgataaaaaattatatagacAATGTAATTGGTAGAGGAAACGCTCACTGA
- the LOC105686801 gene encoding vesicle transport protein SFT2B isoform X1, translating to MYFPTVVRPLRYSKFSKKQVTQMDKLRRALSGDEQCDEESGIITQRHVDFVVMDSTTLSWSTRIKGFAVCFVIGILCSFLGSFALFLYHGLTVFAVLYTLGNIISLASTCFLMGPVNQIKKMFAATRVIATLLVLVSIAMTLVAALAFERAGLALIFIIIQSLALTWYSLSYIPYARDAVKKTVGSCIT from the exons ATGTATTTTCCGACAGTCGTAAG ACCACTTCGCTATTCCAAATTCTCAAAGAAGCAAGTCACTCAAATGGATAAACTACGGAGGGCCTTAAGCGGTGATGAGCAGTGTGACGAAGAAAGTGGAATCATTACACAG AGGCATGTAGATTTTGTG GTTATGGATTCAACAACTCTGAGTTGGTCCACAAGAATCAAAGGTTTTGCAGTTTGCTTCGTGATTGGTATTCTTTGTTCGTTCCTTGGATCatttgctttatttttatatcatggACTGACTGTGTTCGCTGTACTTTATACTCTGGGAAACATCATCTCCTTAGCAAG CACGTGTTTTTTGATGGGTCCAGTCAATCAAATCAAGAAAATGTTCGCTGCTACAAGAGTGATAGCAACATTATTGGTCCTCGTCTCTATAGCGATGACCCTAGTAGCAGCTCTAGCA TTTGAACGAGCAGGACTGGctcttattttcataattatacaGTCGTTAGCATTGACCTGGTATTCTCTATCCTATATTCCATATGCCCGTGATGCTGTGAAGAAAACAGTTGGATCATGTATTACATGA
- the LOC105686801 gene encoding vesicle transport protein SFT2A isoform X2, translating into MYFPTVVRPLRYSKFSKKQVTQMDKLRRALSGDEQCDEESGIITQVMDSTTLSWSTRIKGFAVCFVIGILCSFLGSFALFLYHGLTVFAVLYTLGNIISLASTCFLMGPVNQIKKMFAATRVIATLLVLVSIAMTLVAALAFERAGLALIFIIIQSLALTWYSLSYIPYARDAVKKTVGSCIT; encoded by the exons ATGTATTTTCCGACAGTCGTAAG ACCACTTCGCTATTCCAAATTCTCAAAGAAGCAAGTCACTCAAATGGATAAACTACGGAGGGCCTTAAGCGGTGATGAGCAGTGTGACGAAGAAAGTGGAATCATTACACAG GTTATGGATTCAACAACTCTGAGTTGGTCCACAAGAATCAAAGGTTTTGCAGTTTGCTTCGTGATTGGTATTCTTTGTTCGTTCCTTGGATCatttgctttatttttatatcatggACTGACTGTGTTCGCTGTACTTTATACTCTGGGAAACATCATCTCCTTAGCAAG CACGTGTTTTTTGATGGGTCCAGTCAATCAAATCAAGAAAATGTTCGCTGCTACAAGAGTGATAGCAACATTATTGGTCCTCGTCTCTATAGCGATGACCCTAGTAGCAGCTCTAGCA TTTGAACGAGCAGGACTGGctcttattttcataattatacaGTCGTTAGCATTGACCTGGTATTCTCTATCCTATATTCCATATGCCCGTGATGCTGTGAAGAAAACAGTTGGATCATGTATTACATGA
- the LOC105686801 gene encoding vesicle transport protein SFT2A isoform X4: MDKLRRALSGDEQCDEESGIITQVMDSTTLSWSTRIKGFAVCFVIGILCSFLGSFALFLYHGLTVFAVLYTLGNIISLASTCFLMGPVNQIKKMFAATRVIATLLVLVSIAMTLVAALAFERAGLALIFIIIQSLALTWYSLSYIPYARDAVKKTVGSCIT; the protein is encoded by the exons ATGGATAAACTACGGAGGGCCTTAAGCGGTGATGAGCAGTGTGACGAAGAAAGTGGAATCATTACACAG GTTATGGATTCAACAACTCTGAGTTGGTCCACAAGAATCAAAGGTTTTGCAGTTTGCTTCGTGATTGGTATTCTTTGTTCGTTCCTTGGATCatttgctttatttttatatcatggACTGACTGTGTTCGCTGTACTTTATACTCTGGGAAACATCATCTCCTTAGCAAG CACGTGTTTTTTGATGGGTCCAGTCAATCAAATCAAGAAAATGTTCGCTGCTACAAGAGTGATAGCAACATTATTGGTCCTCGTCTCTATAGCGATGACCCTAGTAGCAGCTCTAGCA TTTGAACGAGCAGGACTGGctcttattttcataattatacaGTCGTTAGCATTGACCTGGTATTCTCTATCCTATATTCCATATGCCCGTGATGCTGTGAAGAAAACAGTTGGATCATGTATTACATGA